The following proteins are co-located in the Aminivibrio sp. genome:
- a CDS encoding lmo0937 family membrane protein produces MLETVAVVLIVLWILGMVSSTTMGGLIHVLLVIAAVVILIRVIQGRRVL; encoded by the coding sequence ATGTTAGAAACAGTTGCTGTTGTGCTGATTGTTCTTTGGATTCTGGGTATGGTCTCATCCACCACCATGGGCGGACTGATACATGTCCTCCTTGTAATAGCAGCAGTGGTGATTCTGATTCGGGTGATTCAAGGCCGGAGGGTCTTATAG